In Candidatus Methylomirabilota bacterium, the genomic stretch TTCGCGGAACCGGCAGCTTGGACTGGCGCTGGGCAGGGGCGCGGCGCTTTCCGATCTGTTGCCGCGCAGCCCGACCGTGAAGGAAGGGGTCAACGCGTCGAAGGGCGCGGTCGAGCTTGCCCGTCGCTTCTCCGTGGATATGCCGATTTGTCAGGAAACCTATGCGGTCCTCTTTGAGCATCGGTCGCCGCAGGAGGCGGTGGTAAAGCTTTTAGGCAGGGCGTTGAAGGCTGAAGCGACGTAGGGACGCGACGTGCCGTACGTTCAGGTCAGGAGCGCTCCAATCCATTTCATCGAACAAGGTCCGACACCGGTCGGCCATCTGCCACCAATCCTATTCCTCCACGGCGCAGGAGGGAGCCATCAGGTGTGGCTCCAGCAGCTCAGGGTGCTGGGGCGTCGGCGAAAGGCCATCGCGATAGACCTTCCCGGACATGGCGGCTCTGAGGGGGGTGGCGCCGATCGGATCGACGTGTACTGCGACGCCATCAAAATATTCCTGACGGTCTTGGGTCTCGACCGAACCGTGTTGGTGGGCCACTCGATGGGTGGAGCTATCGCGCAAAGGCTTGCGCTGGTCGATCCCGGACTGTTTGCGGCAATCGTTTTGATAGGGACCGGGGCACGATTACGCGTACGGCCGCAGATTTTTGCGGGCCTTCATGATGACACAGAACGAACGGTCGAATTGATGGCCAGTTGGGGGCGCGCGCCCGGTTCTCCCGCGGAACTGCTCAAACAGGATGCCGATGCGATGCTGCGCACCCCGGTCTCAGTCATCGAGGGCGACTTTCGCGCGTGCGATGCCTTTGACGTGATGGAGCAGGTCAAGGTGATTACCCTTCCGACTTTGGTGATCTGTGGAACCGACGATCTGATGACCCCGCCGAAATACGCCGAGTATCTGCACCGGCAGATCAACGGATCGCAGCTTCTCCTCATTCCCTCGGCTGGCCACATGGTGATGATCGAGAAGCCCGACGAGGTGAGCGAGGCTATTGAAGCCTTCCTTGATCGACTGGGCTGTTAAGCCGTCGTCCGGTTAACCATTCAGGCTGATAGGCTGAAGACTAAAGGCTGTCGGGAGTGTGGCATGCGTGATCACACAACACCTCTGACGTGACAATACCACGTATAGCCTTCAGCCTTCAGTCTAAACCGCTACCCACTTACGCTTTCTGGTGCGCTTCCGGTCGACCGAAGAGTCTGGCCAGCTCTTCGGCCCCTTCACGGTCAGCAATTGCGAGCACCTCATCCCCGACCTCAAATCGAGTGTCCCCGCGCGGAATGAGAATCTGCCCATGCCGGATGATCGTCGCGATCACCGAATTCGCCGGCAGAGTCAGATCTTTGATGGCGACGCCCAGGGCGCGCGCTTCCGGCGGGATCTTCTCTTCGACCAGGGAGTAGCGGCCCCTGCGCAGTTTGAGCAATGTCATCATATCGCCGAGCGACATCTCTTCTTCAATCAGACTGCTGAAGATCTCGGCCTGATTCAGCGCCACATCGACGTGAAACTTTTCATCGAAAAGCCAGGCGGCGCGAGGATTATTCACCCAGGCGATGATCCGAGGCACATTGTAGCGAGTACGGGCAAAGTAACAGAGCGCAAGATTATCCTCATCGACAGAGGTGCACGCAGCCAGCACCTTCGCCCGCCCGATACCGGCTTGCTCTAATACCTGCGAGTCGATGGGGTTGCCTTCGTAGATCACCTCGGTAGGCAACTCATGGTGCAGGTTCGCAAGTACGTCACGTCGGTGTTCGAGCACTCGGACCTCATGCTGATGAGCCAGCAAGAGAGCGGCCAGATGTGCCGCGGTTCGACCTCCCCCGGCGATCAGAACGAACATATCAGCCCCCTTGTGGCGTCTTCAGTCGCTCGCGCAATGTTTCGATGCCCTCCATCGTCGAACTCAGATGCAAGATATCGCCGGTCTCCAGAGGTTCCTCCAGGGAGGGGAGCATGGCCTTACCGGCCCGCGTCAGCGCCACCGCCAGACACTGGCCCGGGTGGAGGAGATCCCGGAGGGTACGGCCACGCCAAGCCTCAGTTACCGAGAGTTCATAGATCTCAACCTCGCCGTTACCGGCCGAGAAGACGCAACGAGCCAACGCGGGATAGAGCAACTCCTCGATGCGCTGCGCGCCCCAACTGGTCGAGCTGACGACCTGCAAGCCGAAGGTCTCATGGAGGATTCGCCAGCGAGGGTGGTAGTTGCGGACAACGACCTGCGGCACACAATACACAGTTCGCGCGACATGCGCGACCACGGCGTTGAGCGTATCGGAATTAGTCACAGCGGCCAGGCCGTCGGCCTGCTCGATGCCGGCTCGACGCAGGACATCTGCGGCCAGGGCCTCACCATGTATGGTCCGCCCGCGAAAGTCGGTCGGCAGGTTGTTCAGCGCGGAGGCGACCTGATCGACCACCGCGACGTGGTGGCCCTTTTGAAACAGGCGATAGGCCAACTCGGCGCCGACCCGTCCGCATCCTACGATCACAATATTCATAACTGTTCGATCTCTCCCATGCCTCGTCAAAGCCGCATGTTACTCCACCTGATACGGCACGTCGGTAATCACGATCCCCGACTTGAACAAGAGTGTCAGCCGCAACCACATGGCGGCCTGCGTGTGCAACAGGTTATGCCACCAGCGGCGCGGCACAAACTGCGGGACGATGATCGTGATAATTTCGTTCGGCTGACGCTGCGCAGCAATCTCTTCAATGTACCCCAACAGGGGCTCCAGAAACAACCGATAGGGGGAATCCAGCACAACGAGGCGGACCCCATCGCCCCACAGCTCCCACTTGCGGCGCACACTGTCCACCTCGGCCTGATCCATAGAGATATGGACGGCCGTGATGTCGTCGGACAGGGTGCGGGCATAGCGAAGCGCCGCCAGCGTCCCGCGATGCACGCCGCTGAGCGGCAGGATCACCCGCTGACGGGTGACGCGGCCCGGGGTGCCGTACCGCTCCAGCGACAGCCGCGCGGCCAGATCCCGGTAATGGCGATGGATCGCAAAGAAGATACCGGTCAGGATCGGGATCAGGAACATCACGATCCATGCCCCCTCGTGAAACTTCGTTACAGCGAAGACCAGCGTCACGACCGCCGTGCACAGGGCGCCAAAGCCGTTGATCGCCATCTTGACCGCCCAGCGAGATTCGTAGCGGAGCGTTGAGCCGCGCTCGGCGACCTCCTCACCCGGTCTGAGACGACCGACCTTCCACCACCGGTGCGCCATGCCGGCCTGCGCCAGCGTGAACGAGACGAAGACCCCGATGGCATAAAGCGGGATGAGCGTATTGACGCTGGCGCCGAAGACGACGATGAGACCCGACGCGACGAGAGCCAGTGCCACAATGCCCCTCGAATAGACGAGACGGCTCCCCCGATAGGTCAGTTGTCGGGGTAAAAAGCCATCCTCCGCCAGCAGGGCGCTTAGCCGCGGGAAGCCGGCAAATGACGTATTGGCGGCCATAATCAAGATCAGTGTCGTGCCGCCGATCATCGCCAGGTACAGCAGGCTGCGTCCGCCGTACGCGGTCCGCGCCAATTGCGAGATGATCGTCTCGGTCTCAGAAGGGATCGCACCGATCTTGCCGGTCAGGAAGGTGATGCTGAAGAACAGGCTGCCCAGGATCGCGGACATCCAGATCATCGTCATGGCGGCATTGCGACTGCGTGGCTCTTTGAAGGCTGTCACCCCGTTCGAGATCGCCTCGATACCGGTGAGCGCCGTCGTCCCGTTGGCAAAGGCGTGGAGAATCAAGAATAACGTGATGGATTCAAGGTGAGCCTGTGTCTCCAAATGCGGGGGGTCCTCGACGATTCCGAGGTCTCCCGTCAGATACCGAAGGAAGCCGCTGCCGACGGTCAGGAGGGTGATGGCCAAAAAGAAATAGCTGGGGATGGCGAGAATGGATCCGGACTCCCTGACGCCTCGAAGATTGATCACCATCATCACCAGCACCATGGCGACCGCCAGCGGCACCCGATAGTCGAGGAGAACCGGGAATGCCGACGCCAACTGGGCGACGCCGGATGCCACTGAGACGGCGACGGTCAAAATGTAGTCGACGAGGAGCGCTGAGCCGGCAACCTGGGACGGCAACTCCCCCAGGTTGTCGCGGGCGACGATATAGGCGCCGCCTCCTCCGGGGTAGGCATGGATGATCTGCTTATATGAGAGCGTGACAATGGCCAGTAACGTGACGATAGCCAGAGAAATCGGGAGGGAATAGACGAATGCGGCCGTTCCCGCGGCAGCCAGGACGAACAGAATCTCATCCGTGGCATAGGCGGTGGACGAGAGGGCATCTGACGCGAATACGGCCAGGCCGACGGTCTTGCCGATCGTCTGATGAGGCGCATCGGCGGTCCGGAGTGGCCGCCCGATCAGCCAGGTTCGCCACGAGCGCGTTGGCTGGTATTCGACCGTACGCCGCAAGACGGCTGGTCCGCTCTCTTGATCGAGCGTAGACATAGATAACCTCACGATACCATGTACCGCATTAGCAGGGTTCGTCGACTGCATACCCGCCCCATGTCGGGATGGTATTCTCAGCAGCGCATTCCGTCAAGTCGGCGGGTGCTATCATAACGTGCTGCAGCGTGCGACGCCGTCCGTATGGTAGCATGGAGTAGACAAGGTAGAGCATGTCGCAAAACCGGCCCAATCTAGTCACTCTCCATGAGCCTGTCAAGCACTATTCTACATGGGATTCAGCGACGGAGGCTGGATGAGGAGGTGGGAGGAGCGATGAGCCTGCGCGAGGGGATGATGTTCGAGAAGGCGTGGAGGGTGACCGAGGCCGAGGCGGCCGATCGGCATGGGAACCCTCATGTCCATGTCCTTACCACGCCGGTTGTGGTGGAGTGGATGGAGGAGGCGGCGACGGCGGGGGTGCAGCCGTATCTCGCCGACGGGCAGGGGACGGTCGGTCGTACGATCACGATGACACATCTGGCGCCGACTCCTGTCGGGGTCATCGTAAGGATAGTAGCGCGCCTGACCGCGATCGACGGTCGACGCCTGCTGTTCCGAATCGAGGCCTTTGACGAAGTGGAGAAGATCGCCGAGTGTGAGCATGAGCGGGTAATTGTTGAGCTTGGGCGTTTCCACGATAAGGCCCGAAGAAAGGCGCAGCGCGAACGGCTCGCAAATGAAGCCGTTGATGGGTCCGCCGCCCAAGAGTTTCCTTGACAGTTTCCGGTGGCAGGCAAATAATACCGTTCCGGATAATGCCATCTCGGCGGTAGAGATATGTCGCGACGGCTCCCTCCGCTGTTGATATTATAGTCGATGGCATCGATCATTGTAGGGGCAGGGCTTGCCCTGCCCAGCGGTACCTGATCCCGAGCAGGGCGCAGCAAGCAGCGCCCCTACGGTTGGGCGAAGTATGGCATGGGTATGACAAGCATGTCTGTACTCACCATCGACGGCTCATACGGGGAGGGAGGCGGACAGGTTCTCAGGACGGCGCTGGCCCTGTCCGCTGTCCTTGGTCGGCCCACAGAGCTTGTCAGGATTCGGGCGGGTCGGAGGAACCCAGGTCTTCAGCCGCAACATCTCTCCTGTGTCAAGGCGCTCGCGGAGATCACGGGCGCCGAGGTGCAGGGCGCGGAGATCGGCTCTTCACGGCTCTATTTTGCTCCCGGACCGATCACCGGAGGATCGCGTCGGTTGGACATCGGGACGGCCGGGGCTGTGCCGCTGCTGTTTCAGGCCGTTGTGGTGGCGCTTGCGTTTGCCGACCGCCCGTCGACGTTAACCTTTACGGGTGGAACGCATGTCCCATGGAGCCCGCCCGCCCCATACATCTCTGAGGTCTTTTTGCCGATCGTAAGGAGAATGGGATTAATGGCGGCCTGGCAGGTGCACCGGAGCGGCTTTTACCCGAGGGGAGGCGGCGAGGTGCGAGCCGCGGTGGAGCCGCCCCTGCGCCTTCACGCCATTGATCTGACGAATCGCGGCGCGCTGGCGGCGATTCGGGGGATCTCAGGCGTCGCCGGACTGCCCAGGGCCATTGCGGAGCGTCAGGCGGATCGAATCCGGTCCCGGCTTGCCGATGCCGGGTACGCCATCGAGATCGAGGTGGCGGAGTTGGAGGCGGCCTGCCCGGGCGATACCCTGTTTGTATGGGCCGAATTCGAGGAGAGTCGTGCCGGCTTTAGCGCGCTCGGCGAACGCGGCAAACCGGCCGAGCGCCTGGCCGACGAGGCTGCCGATGCC encodes the following:
- a CDS encoding alpha/beta hydrolase; amino-acid sequence: MPYVQVRSAPIHFIEQGPTPVGHLPPILFLHGAGGSHQVWLQQLRVLGRRRKAIAIDLPGHGGSEGGGADRIDVYCDAIKIFLTVLGLDRTVLVGHSMGGAIAQRLALVDPGLFAAIVLIGTGARLRVRPQIFAGLHDDTERTVELMASWGRAPGSPAELLKQDADAMLRTPVSVIEGDFRACDAFDVMEQVKVITLPTLVICGTDDLMTPPKYAEYLHRQINGSQLLLIPSAGHMVMIEKPDEVSEAIEAFLDRLGC
- a CDS encoding potassium transporter TrkA codes for the protein MFVLIAGGGRTAAHLAALLLAHQHEVRVLEHRRDVLANLHHELPTEVIYEGNPIDSQVLEQAGIGRAKVLAACTSVDEDNLALCYFARTRYNVPRIIAWVNNPRAAWLFDEKFHVDVALNQAEIFSSLIEEEMSLGDMMTLLKLRRGRYSLVEEKIPPEARALGVAIKDLTLPANSVIATIIRHGQILIPRGDTRFEVGDEVLAIADREGAEELARLFGRPEAHQKA
- a CDS encoding portal protein; this encodes MNIVIVGCGRVGAELAYRLFQKGHHVAVVDQVASALNNLPTDFRGRTIHGEALAADVLRRAGIEQADGLAAVTNSDTLNAVVAHVARTVYCVPQVVVRNYHPRWRILHETFGLQVVSSTSWGAQRIEELLYPALARCVFSAGNGEVEIYELSVTEAWRGRTLRDLLHPGQCLAVALTRAGKAMLPSLEEPLETGDILHLSSTMEGIETLRERLKTPQGG
- a CDS encoding permease — translated: MSTLDQESGPAVLRRTVEYQPTRSWRTWLIGRPLRTADAPHQTIGKTVGLAVFASDALSSTAYATDEILFVLAAAGTAAFVYSLPISLAIVTLLAIVTLSYKQIIHAYPGGGGAYIVARDNLGELPSQVAGSALLVDYILTVAVSVASGVAQLASAFPVLLDYRVPLAVAMVLVMMVINLRGVRESGSILAIPSYFFLAITLLTVGSGFLRYLTGDLGIVEDPPHLETQAHLESITLFLILHAFANGTTALTGIEAISNGVTAFKEPRSRNAAMTMIWMSAILGSLFFSITFLTGKIGAIPSETETIISQLARTAYGGRSLLYLAMIGGTTLILIMAANTSFAGFPRLSALLAEDGFLPRQLTYRGSRLVYSRGIVALALVASGLIVVFGASVNTLIPLYAIGVFVSFTLAQAGMAHRWWKVGRLRPGEEVAERGSTLRYESRWAVKMAINGFGALCTAVVTLVFAVTKFHEGAWIVMFLIPILTGIFFAIHRHYRDLAARLSLERYGTPGRVTRQRVILPLSGVHRGTLAALRYARTLSDDITAVHISMDQAEVDSVRRKWELWGDGVRLVVLDSPYRLFLEPLLGYIEEIAAQRQPNEIITIIVPQFVPRRWWHNLLHTQAAMWLRLTLLFKSGIVITDVPYQVE
- a CDS encoding thioesterase — encoded protein: MSLSSTILHGIQRRRLDEEVGGAMSLREGMMFEKAWRVTEAEAADRHGNPHVHVLTTPVVVEWMEEAATAGVQPYLADGQGTVGRTITMTHLAPTPVGVIVRIVARLTAIDGRRLLFRIEAFDEVEKIAECEHERVIVELGRFHDKARRKAQRERLANEAVDGSAAQEFP
- a CDS encoding RNA 3'-phosphate cyclase produces the protein MGMTSMSVLTIDGSYGEGGGQVLRTALALSAVLGRPTELVRIRAGRRNPGLQPQHLSCVKALAEITGAEVQGAEIGSSRLYFAPGPITGGSRRLDIGTAGAVPLLFQAVVVALAFADRPSTLTFTGGTHVPWSPPAPYISEVFLPIVRRMGLMAAWQVHRSGFYPRGGGEVRAAVEPPLRLHAIDLTNRGALAAIRGISGVAGLPRAIAERQADRIRSRLADAGYAIEIEVAELEAACPGDTLFVWAEFEESRAGFSALGERGKPAERLADEAADALLGFLADAAATEGHLADQLAVLMALADGRSALTTAHVSRHLLTNLWTIQQCLPIQISLEGEYGRPGRLTIDGVGLKRSTWTAMTGIPDRGVGW